Proteins encoded by one window of Azoarcus sp. PA01:
- the fliI gene encoding flagellar protein export ATPase FliI — translation MRHADAWSAYLAEHRDLAASAAPFEVSGRLTRINGLVMEASGLKLPLGADCRIIASGGGTVEAEVVGFSGDRLYLMPTDDVFGLAPGAPVLPLEVPPPRPALGTTSPPRRRTSDRAKHLPVGDKLLGRVLDGAGRPLDGLGPLGTTEARSLQSRPFNPLTRAPIDTPLDVGIRAINALLTVGRGQRLGLFAGSGVGKSVLIGMMARFTSADVIVVGLIGERGREVKEFIEHNLGAEGRARSVVVAAPADTSPLMRLQGAAYATTIAEYFRDQGKQVLLVMDSLTRYAMAQREIALAIGEPPVTRGYPPSVFARLPALVERAGNGLEGSGSITAFYTVLAEGDDQQDPIADSARAILDGHFVLSRTLADQGHYPAIDIEQSISRAMHGLVTAEHFDLVRRFKQLFSRYQRARDLIAVGAYQAGSDPLLDRAVALYPKLESFLQQRIDEQETWPQATANLRTLFSGG, via the coding sequence ATGCGCCACGCCGACGCGTGGAGTGCTTACCTGGCCGAGCACCGCGATCTCGCGGCGTCGGCAGCGCCGTTCGAAGTGTCCGGCCGCCTGACCCGCATCAACGGGCTTGTCATGGAAGCGTCCGGCCTCAAGCTGCCGCTTGGCGCCGACTGCCGCATCATCGCGAGCGGCGGCGGCACGGTCGAAGCGGAAGTGGTCGGCTTCAGCGGCGACCGCCTGTACCTGATGCCGACTGACGACGTGTTCGGGCTCGCGCCCGGCGCGCCGGTGCTGCCGCTCGAAGTCCCCCCGCCGCGCCCGGCGCTCGGCACGACCTCGCCGCCGCGCCGGCGCACGTCCGACCGCGCGAAGCACCTGCCGGTCGGCGACAAGCTGCTCGGCCGCGTGCTCGATGGCGCCGGGCGCCCGCTCGACGGCCTCGGCCCGCTCGGCACGACGGAGGCCCGCTCGCTGCAGAGCCGCCCGTTCAACCCGCTGACACGCGCGCCGATCGACACGCCGCTCGACGTCGGCATCCGCGCGATCAACGCGCTGCTGACGGTCGGCCGCGGCCAGCGCCTCGGGCTTTTCGCCGGTTCCGGCGTCGGCAAATCCGTGCTGATCGGCATGATGGCGCGCTTCACGTCGGCCGACGTCATCGTCGTCGGGCTGATCGGCGAGCGGGGCCGCGAAGTCAAGGAATTCATCGAGCACAACCTCGGCGCCGAAGGCCGCGCGCGCTCCGTCGTCGTCGCGGCCCCCGCCGACACCAGCCCGCTGATGCGGCTGCAGGGCGCGGCGTACGCGACGACGATCGCCGAATATTTCCGCGACCAGGGCAAGCAGGTGCTGCTGGTGATGGATTCGCTGACGCGCTATGCGATGGCGCAGCGCGAGATCGCGCTCGCGATCGGCGAACCGCCGGTGACGCGCGGTTACCCGCCGAGCGTCTTCGCGCGCCTGCCGGCGCTCGTCGAGCGCGCCGGCAACGGGCTCGAAGGCAGCGGCTCGATCACGGCGTTCTACACCGTGCTCGCCGAAGGCGACGACCAGCAGGATCCGATCGCCGACTCGGCACGCGCGATCCTCGACGGCCACTTCGTGCTGTCGCGCACGCTCGCCGACCAGGGCCACTACCCGGCGATCGACATCGAACAGTCGATCTCGCGCGCGATGCACGGGCTCGTCACGGCCGAGCATTTCGACTTGGTACGGCGCTTCAAGCAGCTGTTCTCGCGCTACCAGCGCGCGCGCGACCTGATCGCGGTCGGCGCCTACCAGGCCGGCTCGGACCCGCTGCTCGACCGCGCCGTGGCGCTCTACCCGAAACTTGAAAGCTTCCTGCAGCAGCGCATCGACGAGCAGGAAACCTGGCCGCAGGCGACCGCGAATCTGCGCACTTTGTTCTCCGGCGGGTGA
- a CDS encoding FliH/SctL family protein: MSLSRHQAVGAYRRWEPTAFGAEPAPAQADSAHAPEPAPPPAPPQPEPAPPPDVPPDPEPPVRLPTAADIESMFEDARRDGHEAGYREGAEQARQEALRIAVLADALDDALARLDRDVAEELVGLAIEVARRLVRNTLAEQPETVIETVRLALNQLPQGQARIHLHPDDVALVRAHLAEQSGHGHPTLIDDDAISRGGCVVQTAASQLDATLETRWRRVLETLGRADTTWQEPG, encoded by the coding sequence ATGAGCCTTTCGCGCCACCAGGCGGTCGGAGCGTACCGTCGCTGGGAGCCGACCGCGTTCGGCGCCGAGCCGGCACCCGCCCAAGCCGATTCGGCGCACGCTCCCGAGCCCGCCCCACCGCCTGCGCCGCCGCAACCTGAACCCGCGCCGCCCCCCGATGTGCCGCCGGACCCCGAACCGCCGGTGCGCCTGCCGACCGCGGCGGACATCGAGTCGATGTTCGAGGACGCGCGCCGCGACGGGCACGAGGCCGGTTACCGCGAAGGCGCCGAACAGGCGCGCCAGGAAGCGCTGCGGATCGCGGTGCTCGCCGACGCCCTCGACGACGCGCTCGCCCGTCTCGACCGCGACGTCGCCGAGGAGCTCGTCGGGCTGGCGATCGAAGTCGCACGACGCCTCGTCCGCAATACCCTCGCGGAGCAGCCGGAAACCGTCATCGAGACGGTGCGCTTGGCGTTGAACCAGTTGCCGCAGGGGCAGGCCCGCATCCATCTGCATCCTGACGATGTCGCGCTGGTGCGCGCCCACCTCGCCGAGCAGTCCGGCCACGGCCACCCGACGCTGATCGACGACGACGCGATCAGCCGCGGCGGCTGCGTCGTGCAGACCGCTGCCAGCCAGCTCGACGCGACGCTCGAAACCCGCTGGCGGCGCGTCCTCGAAACCCTCGGCCGCGCGGACACCACGTGGCAGGAACCCGGGTAA
- the fliJ gene encoding flagellar export protein FliJ encodes MSRPFPLQPLLDLTQNRMDDAARRLGELVATEQEGSRKLELLQNYRAEYEARFQETARNGITPDAWRNYSAFIGRIDEAIALQAANVANARRHTAAGQHAWMAQRNKVKAFGTLQERHETDEARKAARQDQRQSDEHAAKRFRARGPDEVAGM; translated from the coding sequence ATGAGCCGACCTTTTCCGCTGCAACCGCTGCTGGACCTGACGCAAAACCGCATGGACGACGCCGCGCGCCGGCTCGGCGAGCTCGTCGCCACCGAGCAGGAAGGCAGCCGCAAGCTCGAGCTGCTGCAGAATTATCGCGCCGAGTATGAAGCGCGCTTCCAGGAAACCGCGCGCAACGGTATCACCCCCGACGCGTGGCGCAACTACAGCGCGTTCATCGGCCGCATCGACGAAGCGATCGCGCTGCAGGCGGCGAACGTCGCCAACGCGCGCCGCCACACCGCCGCCGGCCAGCACGCGTGGATGGCGCAGCGGAACAAGGTCAAGGCTTTCGGCACGCTGCAGGAGCGCCACGAAACCGATGAAGCCCGCAAAGCCGCGCGGCAGGATCAGCGCCAGTCCGACGAGCACGCGGCGAAACGTTTTCGCGCCCGCGGCCCGGACGAGGTCGCCGGCATGTGA